ATAAAAATGAAGCCCTCAAAGCCAGCCACTATAGATTTAAGATGGGGAGGgtcgtggggggtgggggtggaatagcAGCTGGTCGGGGCCAGGCCAGGCAGACATACCCAAATCTTGCTTTCCGAAGTCTGTTCTCTAGCAGAAGGTCCCCCAAGGTCATTGGGAGAGCTGGatcgggagagctggtcttgtggttgcaagcatgacttgtccccttagctaagcagggtccaccctggttgcatatgaatgggagacttgatttgtgagcactgtgagatattctcctcaggggatggagccgctctgggaagagcatctaggttcccagttccctccctggcagcatctacaagattgggctgagagagagaatcttgcctgcaaccttggagaagctgctgccagtctgtgtagtgttTGACAAAAAATAAGGCATTTTCTTGTTCTATGGCCAAGTTGACCAGTGTGCTAGCCATTGGTTTTAGGAGAATTAGGCTTTTGGGGCCCTAGATGACAGGTGTGCTATGTCATGAGGTACTTTTTAAGACTGAAATGTCAAACAATGGTATTTCGGGTGACACATCAGGACAGTTCCCCAATTTAGTCTATATTTTACTTTGAGCACATTAGGACAGAACATGTTCAAACCACAATGTTTGCACGAGTTTCGATCAAAACACCTCTGATATAACTTTTGTGAGTTTCATTTATGCACATTCAGGAACTGACCAATGGGTCAGTATGTCGAAAGGGGCGACAAATTTGATTATAGGTCATCAGTGGTCTGGATTGTTCTGACCAATCATTAGAAGTAAAAGTGGGAAGCAAGGTTGTGGGGGTAACTCCACAATCGAGCTTAAAAGAAGGGCTATTAAAAAAATgtgaggaggggagaaaaagaggaaggagTGAGGAGAGGCCAGGTGAGTCAGGAGAAGTCAAAACAGAGAAACAATCACAACGCGTAACTGCGAAGAACAGGAAGAGGTAGCATAAAAATATCAAACCGTTAACTTtcgatttttttttaaccataggGAAACTCTGTTAAAGGTTTATGGTGTATTGACTGAACTTGAAACAGTCTCTGCTTTTATTAACTGAATTCTGTTAGGatttttagaaaaataaatactgttaAATTTTCATTCCTTGCCTGTGTGCTTTCATGAATCTTGGGGGAACAAAGCCAAGCCAAGCAAGAGCCTACCCTTTGAGAACTTCTGAGTTTTTCATTCCTCATATGTGGAGGGAGAACTCTGAAGTGTCTCAGATTTCTGACAGTAGGCAGTACgaagctagatagactaatactcggtatatggcagcttcttatgttcctatgcggGAGGCAGGGTCAAGTAGGCCAGGATATCTATCTACTAGGGACCATCTCAGGTCAATCTCTCTTTTTGCCTTTGGGGATGCCCAGTAGGACATCAGAGGcattcttcatctccctcatctAGAAGTTGCGTCTCGAGGCGGGGGCATTTGGTCTCCAGGACACCCATAGGCAAATGTACCCCCAAGAACACGGAAGCCCTCTGCAGAAGACAGCCTGTCGCTCCCCACCTTGCGGCTTCTGGGCCGTTTTCAGCTCTCGAAGAGGGTGCCGCCACCTTGCGGGCCAGTTCATGTCTTCCGAACCATCGCCAGCTTGACTTTCAGATCAGTGGAGGAATGCAGACCGAAATCAAGACGGCATACATACAGCCAGGCACTGCAACACCCAAAGGGGCCGGGGTTGAAGAAGCAATGCTAGGAACCGGGGAAGCCACAGACTGTGACGGAATGTGGGGTGACTCTATGCAACGCTGGTCTTAGGCCAACCCAAGGTAGAggtttcccctctaacagggattcccaaacattgactgcaactcccagaatccccagcggcagtggcttttgcttggggattctgggagttgtagtccacaaggtCCGGGAAgtcctgtgagagggaacactgctccaaatTGGAGGTTTCTCCTCCTTAATGGGCCTGGAACCTACATGTCTAAAGGCGAttctggtttgaactggttacctATTGCGGAAAAAGGGCTTAGGCCTGTAGCTGGATGACCCTGTCCCGTCaataacaaaagaaagaaactccCCACTTAGTAAGAAAGGGGAGGGACATGCCCCCTTCAGAGCACTTGGGGTGGAGTGTATGTTTAAGGCATTATTCTTTAGATCCCTCTTCTTTGGAAGACTcttccccccagattcattcagccccctacctggctgcttttaaggccctccTAAATAGCCACCTGTTTCACCAAGCGTTTGCCctttcattaattattattaattgttatttaaTTAATTGTTTGAGATACCAGACGGGGAGCCCACACTgggaaggcaggaagagaaggaccgcccccccaccccccaaagccaCCTGCATGGCTTGTGACTTCACATGCTGTCTCCTCCTCTGCCTTAACGCAGCAGGTAATTTGGAAGAACGCCGTTGCCTGTGCTGGGGCCAGTATCTGGTTGTCCACAGCGGTCTCAGCCCACTTGAGTCTGCAGCAGGGTCCAGGGAAAATATTCTATTAAATCAACCCCCTGGTGTAGAATTGCCATGCCCTCCGGAAgtccaggtttcacccggattttaagcagcTCACCCAAGATTGCTTCACCCACctagatttgcccggatttcagctttcattttcattttatttttttaaagctaagtcgtggagcaaaacgtgctggcactcttctgctcagaaatgatTTTCAAGCCATTTTCATAATAATGCAAGTTGGGCACCCGGATTGAGAAAGTCAGAATTTGGCAACCCTACCCTGGTGGAACCGTTAACACTTTTCAAAAGCTAGAGAGAAAGCAGGCTGCTGCCCACACCCATGTTTAAGTACAGtgcttggggagggggaagcattgcttcttttaaaaagtagtttttaTTGTCAACAAATCGGAGAATTGACTCAGGTCACTTCTTGGACAACTAGCAGGGTGGGACCCAGAAGAGAAACCTTTTTATGTAAACTCTACAAGCTGGTTAAAGTTATACTCCGGactcttaatttttaaaaagcattcttttcttttcctttccaagTAAAACCAAAATAAGTTGAGACAGAACTTCTTACAATTACAAGTTAATGCACTCAGAGAGGCAACAAAGCTGTCCAGTTGTCCAAATGAGGCTTTTTGCTGTGCAAAATGTGTGGGTGTGCATACTTTGTTGTTTAAAAAGGGGGGGTTAGAAGAGAAAAAAACATTGAGAGCATGACAGTACTTAGTTTATTAGACAATTTtaatggggggggaggcaggcagcaggcccCACTAAGAGCCTAGCATATCAGAAGCCACAGCGATAGCAGCTTATAACTGGCACCACTAAAGACATTCAATGGTTTTAAAaggtccccccccctccattgtgTGTGCgcactggggcaggggggcataAAATCAACCTCCATTTTTATCCGTCACCCGTGAAACATCTGTGGGAAATCTGTTGCTGAGATATATGCTATAGCTATTCCACCCCAGCAGAGGGCGCTAGGTCACAAATTGACACACAAATACCTTCTCTTTGCCCAGCTCCTTCCTTTCCGCTGATGAGCCAATCAGCATCTGCCAGCCTAGTGTtctttttttacaattttttttttaaagtgctcgcGGATCCAAATTGCTCATCCCACCCCCACTAAAAAGGGAGGGTGAGAAGAAAGAGGTACCATAAGACATTTCCACCACATTTAGTTTCCAACTGCATAAGCAATTACTCAAGGAGGGGTGCACATATTTTCAATAAATATAATTTGTCTTTTAATAGTCCctttaagaagaagaaagaaggggcaATGTTTCACCATAAAGGAAACAAGCGACCTAGAAGAAACATTGGCcgaaggagggggggaaatggaagtCATCAGCAATACCGACTCAATGTCAACTCTGCATGAAAGagcaaattaattaattagtatcCATTATGACATTGTTAAGGCGGAAAGGCTTTGGAATCAGGGCCTTAGTCGAAACTCTTGTGTTGATAGAAAAAATACTCttcaaatactttttttaaaaacttaattatTTTAAGTTCACCTCTTTCCCTTGATTTAAAAAACGCTACGGTCTACATAACCTAATTGCAATAGTAGTTATAATAAAAAGTagaccagacacacacacacgccagtaACAAACCGTCAGGGGAAGCGCTTAAAATTTTGTCTGTTAGAAAAAATACAAGTGTCTATGAAGAGGTCCCAGCGAAGGAAGCCCCACAGCGGCAGCCCCACAAACCCCCAACCTGAAGAAAGGCAATGGATTAGGACAACAGAAGGTCACAGCAGTCTGGGGGTAAGAAACTCTGGGAAGAGGGGTGCAGTGATAAAGAGGAAAGCAGACATTTCGGGGTGCAGGGAATCCCACTTCCGCAATCTGATTCTGCATCTTTGccatctcaccccccccccgccaattgtAGACATTTTAACAGAAACCTTGATGGCAATCCAAATCCACAACTGTCCCCAGAGAGGTAAAACCAATACAGTCAAACGTCCTTAATAAGAATTCTGTCCGCGAATGCTCTAACTGGAGGATCCCAAAAGCacccattgttttaaaaaaagcaaaatgcAACAGATGCAACAATTTTATCTGCCGGCCCCAGAAAAATAGATTTAGGGATGTtgtatattttgttttttaaaaaaatacacacacacactcacactcttagCAAAAATGGCTACTTCCAACTAGGCAATCATAAACCTTTAGTTACTATGTGTATTATGGAGCCATCTGTGGACTCAAAACAGCTTTCCTCAAAAGAGCATTTCGTCAGCTTAACCGAAGGATATTCCAAGGCCTCAAAAATGATTTTGAAGTTGTTTGCGGTGCTCCATTTGTTTGGGCGTTTCAAAGTTCGATTCtgaggacacccccaccccccatcccaaaCACACCTCCTTCCAAGGCAGGCTGATCCTCAGGGCTGAACACACAAATGAAACCCCATAATGGAaatcctcacccccccccctttaccgATATGGAAACAACAATTGAATGCATTTAGTTTACCCCCTAGGAAAAGTCTCATGACTCACCTGCctctattctctctctccaatATCTACTGACagttctctacacacacacacacacacacacacagaatggcaCTCCCCAAAAATCACTTCTCTCGGCCCCAATGAAGGCCCTGAAATTCATGAAGATCTGGGACAATCAGTTAAAGGGTGCCCTCTTGCTCTCGCCACTTAGCAGTGCAAGTGGACATCTTCTACGGGTACCCCAGAAATCTCATTCACAACGTCCCCTTGATAACAAGGCAACAGCCCTTGACAAATGGAATACAGcagcgcacacgcacacaccccccTCTCTTTGCCCCATCCCCATATTAAGCTCGAGCGAAGGAGAGAAGAGGCCAGTCACTTAGTTTCATTGCCAACCTTTGCCACCAGCGGGCACCAGTGTCCATTCTTAAGTACACTTACATCCCTCTCCATCAACTTCGGAGTGGAAAAGTAATTGCATAGTTTTGAAGACCCTTCAGCGAGTCGGACAGACCTCCCGACGCCCCCACCCAGAAGCTTCCCGAATTGTAGGTTTGTTCTTTCCTTTGTTATGGCAGCACCCAACCCCCCCGCGTGGGACAGAATGCCGCAGACCATGTCCCCGTTTATGCTCAAAGCCGATATTAACAATGGACGCTGCCTGCCCCCAAAGCCAAACATTTTCCAAGGAGGGGGGTGGTGGAAGCAGATGATCTAACCGTCGAACAAGGAGGAAGAACAGTGTTGTGAACTTCTATTTTACATTCACCCCCTAACAAACTGTAGCCctgttaaaaatatatttatatttatatttatatatatatatataacatctGTAATTCTCTAGTATTTACTTATCATTCCCATGGTCAAAGTAGTGGCTCGACAAAAAAGAGCCGGATTATTTCTACTCAGCAGAACAGAGGTAGTCTAGAAAATAAGTCGCTCATGCGGCAGGGGGGGGGAAGTTACTCTGCAGATAAGGAGGATTTTATACAGATTTCATCTACCGAAGGCTTTAGAAAGGAGCAGGAGCTAACCGTGTTGCAGAGAGGTTTTGTTGACGGCGGTGCCTGGGGGCTCCCGTCTGGCCCCCCATTCCCAAGCTGCCCACAGTGGTTTGCTGCTCTCGCCCAAGCCCCACTGGTTTTGCTCTGGGAGGTGTCCAAATTCTTACTAAGTTGGTTTGACTGTATCAAGATCCATTTTCCTTTTGTTTATGTGCAGTAAAAACTCACACTCGGCCTGACTCCTCCCTTCCCTCGTCCCACACCCAGGTCCCTACaaggagtttttaaaatatagagattttttttaaaataacgtcACGCCCAACTCAtctaaaaaaaaaggaggggggggaggcTAAAGCCAGCCACAGCAGGCCCGAGGTTTGTGGGGGAGGAAAGGTGGATCTGGAGGAAGAGGCAAGAACGGCAGGAAGAAGTGGCAACCCACTAAAAGCCCCCCACAAAAGTCCCTTTCCACTTGAAATCCATATTTAGGGTGGGATGGACAGaaactacaattaaaaaaaaaaaaaaaaaccccaaaaagaaCAACGCAAACACAAAACAGTTAACATTACTTAATAAGAGAGACCCaaatatttcaaattaaaaaataaaataaaaaaataacgaCAGGGATGGTGGTTTTAATCCCTTTTGAGCGAACCAACAAAAAAGAAATTAAGCCAGGGCTGAGAAGATcggggagagaggaagggctcTTGTCGTCACAGCCTTTGTCCTACTCTTGGAATTCAAAGCTTTGGTCTAGCAGATTAGCTCCGTTCACGGACTTCAGGTCAGCAAAGTCCCCTCCAAAGGTCCCCACCCCCATTCGGGGCAGCGCCCCCCAACCTGCAGCAGCCGTCTGACCAAGACCTGCTTCCCACCAGCACGTTCCCCTTCCTGGCTACCCGGAGACGAGGGCTCCGGGTTCCCCACCCGGGCAAGCGGCTTGCCACCTGCAAACGAGCTAACCCTTCTCCTCAGCTCAGTGGGGAAGGGGAGTacgtgtgtgggggagggggaaaaaagatAAATTATTGCATTCCCCATCGTCCATGGGTCCGAGCACCAGACGCACAGCCTGGCCCTTCAAAACTGATGTATCAGGGCTTCCCGCTCGCGTTCCTTGCGCCTCAGTTCCTCTTTGTAACAGCACGAGCAGAAGTTCCCGGTCTCCGGGTGCCCGTAAAAACTGCAATTCGGCTGTTTGCATTTGGTCTGCTGGACGCCATAGAGCGGGCGCAATCGGCTCCGGTCGCCGTTGGCGCCCTTGGGGGAGCTGCCGTCCGGCTCTGGGTATTCCCGGTAGCCGTTGCTGAGCGGGGCCGGACAGGAAGCCGCCTCACAGTCTGCCACCGCGTAACTCGGCGGCATGTCCATCTCCGTGGGAGAGAAGCGCCCCAGGTGGGAAGGGCTGGTCTGGTAGGGGTGCGGCCGCCCTTGAGCGCAGTGCCTGGGCAGCGTGGCgtaagaggggaggggggcacagaggcCGCCAGCAACCTGCCTCCGGCTGTCTTGGTAGCTGGGGGGAAGGGTGCTCTCCCCGCTGCTCACCGCAGAGGGGCGGGGGATGGTGAAGACCCCCGAGTAACTGGAAGGCAAGCTGGCCATCTTGGCCCCCACGGCCGCCAGATCAGAGCTCTGCATACTGTACGGCGAGAGCGCCGGGGGGTACGCCGGGTTCAGCAGTGCCTCCTCTCCTTTGAGGGGGTTGCCTTCCGAGTCCAGCTTCTTGACGGCCCTGCCGTTCCCCAGGGCCTTCTTCTCGGCCTCCTTCTGCTTCTGCTCGGCCGAGAAGCGCTCCTCGGCGTCCGAGAGGTACCGCTGGATCATCTCCTCTTGGAACTGGTGCCGGTGGCTGGTCTTGAGCTGGCCAGCAAAGATGAACTTGCGCTCCCCCTGCATGGCGGCCCGGAGGATGCTCAGGCTCAGCCGGACGTCACTGCCGTACTTGCAGGTGTCCGGCTGCTTCTCCGCGGACGGCTTGCCCGCAGACGGCTTCTCGGCAACGGCTGCCACCGCCGCCGAGTCTCCAGGAGACgcctcctccttgctgcccttcCTCACCTTGATGgagcccttcttcttcttctccaggGTCTCCCCTTGGCCGTTGCTCACTCCCCCCTTGACAGTCCGGCCATGCATCAGCCCCCCCATGTTCTTCTTGAGCTTGCTCCCCAGAGTCTTGCCAAAGCTGCCCAGCTTGTTGGCCACCGAGTCAGCTCGCTTCTTGTCCTTGTCCTTCTCCCGCTCCCTCTTgggcttctctttctccttgtccTTGTGCCcgctcctgctgccgccactgttGCTCGCCGAGCTGCTGCAGACCGACTCCTTGTCCGAATCGCCCGAGTCGGCCGCCGAGCGGGCGTCGTCTCCCGCCGACGCCGTGGGGGATTCCGGCTGCGCAAGAGGGGCCTAGGGAAAGGAGCGGAGAgggaaagtggaggaggaggccgctaggccTGCCCGAAATGCCCACCCCACAAGCCAACGTTTGCAAGAtttctgaccaaaaaaaaaaacagaggaaGGGGTCAGGGGCAGTGGCGAGATTTGGGCCTTAGGAGGGGCGGACACTTCTGCAGCCAAATGGAATAATTGTGCCAGATGTTGGAGCACTTCCGTTACCAAGAAGAGCTCAAGCATTTGGGGCAGTTGAGGAGGGAGCAGGAGCACAGGCTTGGCTGTGACAGAACGGACCCTGCCTTCCAATTCCAAACTGCTTGTTCATACAGCCAGCAGCTTCCATGCAAATCACCCCTGGGGGGCTCATGTAGAGCTGGCCGCCCTACGCTCCTCTCTCAGAACCATCAGCTGGACAAACTGATCTCACCATACTGCCACAGAAGGGCCTGCATCAGCCAACATGGATATAAGGAGAACCCCACTGgacaggaacactggaagctgccttatgccaagttagaccattggccgAACCTCggtattgttgacactgactggctctCCAAGGGTTTAAGGCAGAGGTCTTCCCCAGtcctactgggagatgctgccagggattgaacccaggaccttctgcatgcaaagcagaggctcggCCACTCTGCTATGGCCTTTGCCCACAAGGATCAGAGCAGAGCCCATCTAgtgcaacatctggcttgctacAGTGGCCAccgagatgcctctgggaagcccaccagaaGGCATGGCCCTCCTGTTGGTGGCCCCTCCACCAAAGACTGCTATCCAGAGGGAGACTGCCCATTATCATGGAGCCTACGTTTACCCACCATGCCCCAGGACCACCGATACACTTCTCCTCTTCCGCGAATCAGTTTCACCTCCTTTCTAAGGAGGCAAACATTCCCTTGTGGCCGCTTCCCTCAACGCCATCCTCCTTTTGAGGGGCGGGAGGAGATCTGACTACCTCTGCAGGCAAAGCGTGTTTGAACGGCACAGAAATGAGCCTCTGTCCATGGGAATGCAAGCCAGGACTTGTGGGCAAGGTGGGGAGTTCTTCGCCCTGCAggccctcctctcctgcccccccaccctggaTCTGCCAGgtccgcctcctcccagcccagatTCGACAAAGGGAGGGAGATCTCCTTCTCCGCGCTGCTTTACCTGCATTTCACAAGGCAGAGTGATCCACTTCACGTTCATGTAGCTGTGCAGCAAGTGGAGCTTCGCTTCCAGTGAGAGCGTCACGCTAGAAAGGCAGCGAGAGAGGGACAGACGTGAAGAGGTGGACAGAAgcacagcccggctggatcaggcccaagggagcccatccagtccagcctccacacagtggcccactagatgcctctgagaagcccacaggccagagcggagggcctgccctctctcctgctgctgtggcttccctgcaactgggattcagaggcatcctgcctccaagactggaggtggcatatggccatcaagactagtagccactgatagccctgtgTCCTCCGTGATTTTGCCTAAGCCCCCTTTCAAGCctcccaagctggtggccatcactgcatcccgtggcagcgaattccatagACTCATTCGGCGCGGTGTGGgggaagtgcttccttttgtcggccctacACTTCTGGGCCTTCCGTTTCAAgggatgccccctggttctagccttaatggaaaggagaaaaagcgctctctctctctctctctctgtgcctaaTTTCATAGGCCTTTCTCATATCTCCCCCTAGTCGCCGCT
The Hemicordylus capensis ecotype Gifberg chromosome 14, rHemCap1.1.pri, whole genome shotgun sequence genome window above contains:
- the OTUD7B gene encoding OTU domain-containing protein 7B; translated protein: MTLDMDVVLSDFVRSTGAEPGLARDLLEGKNWDLSAALSDFEQLRQVHAGNLPHPFNEGRAFKLLEKENSRRVLTPLQRQDDIVQEKRLSRGISHASSTIVSLARSHVSSNGSGGGEHLLEMPICTFQLPDLTVYHEEFRNFIERDLIEQSMLVALEQAGRLNWWANVDPSCQRLLPLATTGDGNCLLHAASLGMWGFHDRDLMLRKALYALMDKGVEKEALRRRWRWQQTQQNKESGLVYTEEEWQKEWNELIKLASSEPRMHYGTNGGNCGGVEGSEEPVYESLEEFHVFVLAHVLKRPIVVVADTMLRDSGGEAFAPIPFGGIYLPLEVPANKCHRSPLVLAYDQAHFSALVSMEQKEPAKEQAVIPLTDSEHKLLPVHFAVDPGKGWEWGRDDSDNVRLASVTLSLEAKLHLLHSYMNVKWITLPCEMQAPLAQPESPTASAGDDARSAADSGDSDKESVCSSSASNSGGSRSGHKDKEKEKPKREREKDKDKKRADSVANKLGSFGKTLGSKLKKNMGGLMHGRTVKGGVSNGQGETLEKKKKGSIKVRKGSKEEASPGDSAAVAAVAEKPSAGKPSAEKQPDTCKYGSDVRLSLSILRAAMQGERKFIFAGQLKTSHRHQFQEEMIQRYLSDAEERFSAEQKQKEAEKKALGNGRAVKKLDSEGNPLKGEEALLNPAYPPALSPYSMQSSDLAAVGAKMASLPSSYSGVFTIPRPSAVSSGESTLPPSYQDSRRQVAGGLCAPLPSYATLPRHCAQGRPHPYQTSPSHLGRFSPTEMDMPPSYAVADCEAASCPAPLSNGYREYPEPDGSSPKGANGDRSRLRPLYGVQQTKCKQPNCSFYGHPETGNFCSCCYKEELRRKEREREALIHQF